Proteins from a single region of Massilibacterium senegalense:
- a CDS encoding bifunctional lytic transglycosylase/C40 family peptidase: MRLKIMLITYGVGFLLFFGLLVFVALFITNEDDSSGRNYSDMDGGGSVSVSADVLKYRPMVEKYAKEYGVSEYVSTLLAIMEVESGGRLIDVMQSSESMGLPPNTLDSEEASIKQGVKYFADLIQLAESKGVDGNTVIQAYNYGGGFIDYVTQRGKKYSFDLAQSFAKKHSGGSKTTYSNPIAIKKNGGWRYLYGNMFYVDLVNQYFHAPQFDGDLVQLVMDEALKYEGYPYVFGGDNPNTSFDCSGLTQWSYQKAGINLPRTAQQQYDFTEHIPLSEAKPGDLVFFHSTYNSGTYVTHVGIYLGDNQMYNAGDPIGYADLTTAYWQKHLIGAGRMKQ; this comes from the coding sequence ATGCGATTAAAAATAATGCTCATTACGTATGGAGTAGGCTTTCTACTCTTTTTTGGATTGTTGGTTTTTGTGGCACTCTTTATTACTAATGAAGATGATTCATCAGGAAGAAATTATTCTGACATGGATGGCGGGGGAAGTGTTTCTGTGTCAGCAGATGTATTAAAGTACCGACCAATGGTAGAGAAATATGCGAAAGAATATGGCGTTAGTGAATATGTGTCAACATTACTCGCAATCATGGAAGTGGAGAGTGGTGGAAGGTTAATCGATGTGATGCAATCAAGTGAATCCATGGGGCTACCACCAAATACTTTAGATTCGGAAGAAGCATCTATAAAGCAAGGGGTAAAATACTTTGCAGACTTAATTCAATTAGCAGAATCTAAAGGGGTAGATGGAAATACGGTCATACAGGCTTATAACTATGGCGGTGGGTTTATTGATTATGTTACACAAAGAGGAAAAAAATATAGTTTTGACTTAGCACAAAGCTTTGCGAAAAAACATTCAGGTGGAAGTAAAACGACCTATTCCAATCCGATTGCCATAAAAAAGAACGGGGGTTGGCGATACCTGTATGGCAATATGTTTTATGTCGATCTAGTCAATCAGTATTTTCATGCCCCACAATTTGATGGTGACCTTGTGCAACTAGTGATGGATGAAGCGTTGAAGTACGAAGGCTATCCTTATGTATTTGGTGGAGATAACCCAAACACTTCTTTTGATTGTAGTGGACTTACACAATGGAGTTATCAAAAAGCCGGAATCAATTTACCACGAACAGCACAACAACAATATGACTTTACAGAACATATCCCTTTATCTGAAGCAAAGCCAGGTGATTTAGTGTTTTTCCACTCAACGTATAACTCTGGAACGTATGTTACCCATGTTGGAATTTATCTAGGAGACAATCAAATGTACAACGCAGGTGATCCGATTGGATATGCCGATTTAACGACTGCTTATTGGCAAAAACATCTAATTGGAGCTGGACGCATGAAACAATAG
- a CDS encoding CD3337/EF1877 family mobilome membrane protein, which produces MKKRQLKKVILTVVLIGAAVFLCFLLLGTLAHAAGLVDDTVSEDNLYSKYALDHYQLDFYVDTGWDWLPWNWNDGIGKQVMYGLYTITNFIWIISLYLSNATGYLIQQAYSLDFISQTADAIGKNMQTLAGITASGFSSSGFYVGFLLLFILVIGIYVAYTGLMKRETTKALRAILNFLVVFLLSASFIAYAPTYITKINDFSADISQASLDLGTKILMPSSTSQGRDSVDMIRNNLFSIQVEQPWLLLQFDDSDKETIGEDRVDTLVSISPDANNGKDREDAVKAEIEDHDNKNLTITKTTTRLGMVFFLFLFNIGISIFVFLLSGIMIFSQILFIIYAMFLPISFLLSMIPTFENMGKQAIMKLFNVIMLRAGITLIITVAFSISSMLYSLTTSYPFFLIAFLQIVTFAGIYMKLGDIMSMFSLQSNDSQNVGRKVMRRPYRMFNRGGRRLHRNITRTLAGATAGATAGALIGQSKKTKGSSSPHRPLQRLTSSPKKNREKANEQANPTSLSQKFGQVTGKVLGVKSQVRENIKHRKEQLVDLPTNTKYAVMQGKEQLKKPVHDFKEGVVQAKEQRNKAAKERTVKYRQTIADKRRALDKKRAPSRDQSTHIRPVTQREPIVGRIIQQQKTSINAQENLTRGMQDQFIQSKLNRKISVYKERPEMERKQKVQKVMKYPDKPIKVMKKRQLQKRSAPTNRRERQ; this is translated from the coding sequence GTGAAGAAACGACAATTGAAAAAAGTGATTTTAACGGTAGTACTAATTGGTGCTGCCGTTTTTCTATGTTTTCTTTTACTCGGCACTTTGGCACATGCAGCTGGATTGGTAGATGATACGGTATCGGAAGACAATCTTTATTCTAAATATGCCCTTGACCATTACCAACTCGATTTTTATGTCGATACAGGTTGGGATTGGTTGCCGTGGAACTGGAATGATGGAATTGGTAAACAAGTCATGTATGGACTTTATACGATTACCAACTTCATTTGGATTATCAGTTTGTATTTATCAAATGCCACAGGTTACTTAATCCAACAAGCTTATTCTCTTGATTTCATTTCTCAAACAGCAGATGCGATTGGGAAGAATATGCAAACATTGGCGGGGATTACAGCAAGTGGTTTTAGTAGTTCAGGATTTTATGTCGGATTCTTGCTTCTGTTTATTTTAGTCATTGGGATTTACGTGGCTTATACAGGATTAATGAAACGAGAAACAACGAAAGCGCTAAGAGCTATTCTAAACTTTTTAGTCGTGTTTCTATTATCAGCTTCCTTTATCGCTTACGCACCAACTTATATTACAAAAATCAATGATTTTTCAGCAGATATTAGTCAAGCAAGTTTAGATTTAGGAACAAAAATCTTGATGCCAAGTTCCACTAGTCAAGGAAGAGATAGTGTGGATATGATACGAAATAATCTCTTTTCTATTCAAGTGGAGCAACCTTGGTTGTTGTTGCAATTTGATGATTCGGATAAAGAAACAATTGGTGAAGATCGTGTTGATACATTAGTTTCTATTAGTCCAGATGCCAATAACGGAAAAGACCGTGAAGATGCGGTTAAAGCAGAAATTGAAGATCATGACAATAAAAATTTAACGATTACGAAGACCACGACACGTTTAGGCATGGTCTTCTTTTTGTTTCTATTTAATATTGGAATATCCATTTTCGTATTTTTATTATCGGGCATTATGATTTTCTCGCAAATTCTGTTTATTATTTATGCGATGTTCTTACCGATTAGCTTCCTATTATCTATGATACCAACTTTTGAAAACATGGGGAAACAAGCGATTATGAAATTATTTAATGTGATTATGCTTCGTGCAGGTATCACGTTAATCATAACAGTTGCTTTCAGTATTTCATCAATGCTGTACAGTTTAACAACGAGCTACCCATTTTTCTTAATTGCCTTTTTGCAGATTGTCACGTTTGCAGGCATTTACATGAAACTTGGCGACATCATGAGTATGTTTAGCTTACAAAGTAATGATTCACAAAACGTTGGGCGTAAAGTGATGCGTCGTCCTTATCGGATGTTTAATCGCGGGGGACGTCGATTACACCGTAATATTACGCGAACGCTTGCAGGTGCAACGGCAGGGGCGACAGCTGGCGCATTAATTGGTCAATCTAAAAAAACAAAAGGGAGTTCATCGCCACATCGCCCATTACAACGACTCACATCATCACCAAAAAAGAATCGGGAAAAGGCGAACGAACAAGCGAATCCAACTTCATTAAGTCAGAAGTTTGGTCAAGTAACGGGGAAGGTACTTGGTGTAAAAAGTCAGGTTCGAGAAAATATCAAACATCGAAAAGAACAATTGGTTGATTTACCGACGAACACTAAATATGCAGTGATGCAAGGAAAAGAACAGTTAAAAAAGCCTGTTCATGATTTTAAAGAAGGTGTTGTGCAGGCAAAAGAACAAAGAAATAAAGCAGCAAAAGAACGCACAGTGAAATATCGACAAACAATTGCAGATAAACGACGAGCATTGGATAAAAAGCGTGCACCTTCTCGTGATCAGTCTACTCATATACGACCAGTAACTCAAAGAGAACCGATTGTGGGGAGAATTATACAGCAACAAAAGACATCAATAAACGCTCAAGAAAATTTAACCCGTGGGATGCAGGACCAATTCATACAGTCGAAGTTGAATAGAAAAATATCAGTTTATAAAGAACGTCCTGAAATGGAACGTAAACAAAAAGTACAAAAAGTGATGAAGTATCCAGATAAACCAATCAAAGTAATGAAGAAGAGACAGCTTCAGAAACGTTCTGCTCCTACAAATAGGAGGGAACGTCAATGA
- a CDS encoding conjugal transfer protein, giving the protein MKNVFIKSGKKTVETKSSKSKVKSFGKRKKSVTVLWIVLISSLVFGIYKNFTAIDQHTVHEKEVIETKLVDTSAIESFTKSFVKDYYTWQNNKESIEQREEKLSLYLTEELQALNTDTVRADIPTSSSVSAIDIWSISQEDDDYAVVYSVEQKITEDKNSDKVRSTYRILLHQDNVGNLVITQNPTLWSIPNKSDYEPQQPESNGTVDSDTAQELTEFLETIFIFYPTATEKELAYYVKNNALPVIGKDYTFSELSNPVFQTADHQIKVWVAVKYIDEVTKSVQISQYILTLEKDTNWMIVEEISQFYRYSVLTRSKFYTIADCLKYYVLDIITFD; this is encoded by the coding sequence ATGAAAAACGTATTTATAAAAAGTGGAAAAAAAACGGTGGAAACAAAGTCATCGAAATCAAAAGTAAAAAGTTTTGGAAAACGTAAGAAATCGGTGACTGTTTTGTGGATTGTATTAATCAGTAGCCTTGTCTTTGGGATTTATAAGAACTTTACGGCAATTGATCAGCATACAGTTCATGAAAAAGAAGTCATTGAAACAAAGCTTGTGGACACAAGTGCAATTGAAAGCTTTACGAAAAGCTTTGTGAAAGATTACTATACATGGCAAAATAATAAAGAGTCTATTGAACAACGAGAAGAAAAGTTAAGCCTTTATCTAACAGAGGAATTGCAAGCTTTAAATACTGATACAGTAAGAGCAGATATTCCTACTAGTTCGAGTGTAAGTGCTATTGATATTTGGTCGATATCACAAGAAGATGATGATTATGCAGTTGTTTATTCGGTAGAACAAAAAATTACAGAAGATAAGAATAGCGATAAGGTTCGCTCCACATATCGGATTTTGCTTCATCAGGATAATGTAGGAAATTTAGTTATTACACAAAATCCTACTTTATGGAGTATACCGAATAAATCAGATTATGAACCACAACAACCTGAGAGTAATGGCACAGTCGATTCTGATACAGCGCAAGAATTGACAGAGTTTTTGGAGACAATCTTTATATTTTATCCGACTGCGACAGAGAAAGAGCTTGCTTATTATGTGAAAAACAATGCATTACCAGTAATCGGAAAGGATTATACATTTTCAGAACTTAGTAATCCAGTATTTCAGACAGCAGATCATCAAATAAAAGTATGGGTTGCTGTTAAATATATTGACGAAGTAACGAAATCTGTACAGATTTCACAATATATACTCACGTTAGAAAAGGATACAAATTGGATGATTGTAGAAGAAATAAGTCAGTTTTATCGATACAGTGTTTTGACGAGAAGTAAGTTTTATACTATTGCAGACTGTCTCAAATATTATGTCCTAGACATAATAACGTTTGATTAG
- a CDS encoding AAA family ATPase, which translates to MNISSGIGDPYFYEWTVGLDKITSMLIPEEEIKSVTLQASIDTLDDVVCEYCEKIEYIQVKHTRIDEKIGFSFLLTKDKKSDSLLMKIAKGWMKVKSESDKDCYATLLTNREPVTSATSISRGEVKIKVPSFKEFFTWFQQTSSSIQSINSLREHLPNEEWSDVLEAWLEEIDVFEDENETIEFIQKFKVEIEHPNTLELDKKILGKIINIFSVSQETSLELYKSLFYSLKKWASSTREKEKITVEEVYSSLAIKEERYPQHLLLPPSPFFESRKNLISYIEKSSKNKSQKMLFLYGKPGIGKTSLVNFLANKPDTIVDLRYHAYIPVTPESKYVNLDFDKSITEEMMWGSLLNQLRELFRGKLYKYKVPIRNQFLSKEELRETVLRLASEFGKIHNKNTVIVIDGIDHAARSGSKETFLRSLISPEIVPDNIYFILCGQPAEDYEDYPIWLNSASESLDKVELTGITLDDIKVLLRKINPNIDDFNSAAKIIYEISKGNTLSATFAAYESKNIKESTALFTYLNEKNLSSNIIEYYDSIWNSLDDKVFKNGYQIKDLLATLFSITIEKVSIDDILEIFKSNEISKVEWQQILNFYSPLVIENEGKYALYHNDIRVYLKNKLRKNSNIITYVAGKMATYYLNFSEKIEVKHRDIFRLLDLANRSSEKTDVFSMDYVNEAITLGQEIDSLLYQFKEVVQQSKIDYDFEKIQNISLTAIYLNQYIRIMDYYEDLKPTIKIPNLLYSEYERINLNSVKIKDIKIVVDDINTLVNDNQSYRAKALFDRWFGDFQSVITHLSVNELWHQDQGLSRGTSDTLTQIGYLSQVLNSNIQIDSIEIETHIESLITYGQLEGLANNTDTTILQFARFFNKNIRKLSLDQFEDLLDKLFQNQEWLKLSYVLSKIKKNNDWSYNSLDIKILFFITLIMRKKSTDSIYNDVKLKGFKALSNQDYHYNNKLNMYSAYSFILGYLGDFGSKELQIDEGIHEYYLKYNDDRGRPYLKRLIRISFELGNIFATKKYIAFSDFKIFLDYLFDECMTPFLNGIYGVANQLSKFIFYLIESSNDGVLESKLTSYLLNRTKDYSYRSNYSVTLTWEYLATRGYYSELENWFEYWLGVKGRAWNSSLQDSISTYNLFSELMLKYEINKGMVDKARKRLYENLLGFIEHKDGVLHYPYEVFKRVIEDDLSYWSSKGLDLYNLSLLASEKGDNLLASSIEDLFFESSILAGSKEFYRLLNNDFFEKKLITKIKHIIYFFKENWKTLDFEEEDLLGLWCLIEATSSKISNNDNARKIEFSNQIIEKLSNNNERFLRERTDVLKKVYIENLYTKDDSPKGVFKYHELPIDKLMGEFLNDIEQLEYKSQGWEIFEIIADRIGNHRTKKFTSYRDALFSFFINRENHYSWESDNANVAAESLIPLLSPRQIKEMYADLIDNTFVSREPSYWLSSFTDDVNNYVLYMIKAHYPDKLIPFFEQQISMLSSWYNGNFKEVTLPSIKREKICWLDIFNQLLWLLFSTENIERTMDSLNGMYYFMRNLIHRFDFARLTSQGSVKQKYFILLLLEKLAKEKQDITMAEPFLNYCINDSNLLNLRLQGSLVLAYKNQDMNKLENTLKRKSIGEILTQPKSESIETPFLIKRNEKLLGIKLASAYLESYPSLEREYLKIKKIDLREDRILKFTGSDKEDFIVQRFLNNKFEHLNISISTLCQLCLPIDEPNIILFNPTYYKELDNFCNNQLEEQLINQSGNKILNANIPENEVLVAGTISFYPPKESKIMAFSKKIVSPYYNSDEEIGKMFGGRQFLKNLAVTESDSNENCTLFNLTYGYCYFVNEYYKMAPSNLFVSIQEWLGKKYEIRFELSYGKGEELYMDMATFRQPTMQRWIMKKDDVEELQKELGILLVGANEIDNL; encoded by the coding sequence ATGAATATAAGTTCAGGAATTGGAGATCCATATTTTTATGAATGGACTGTTGGATTAGACAAAATCACTTCAATGCTTATACCCGAAGAAGAGATAAAGTCGGTTACTCTTCAAGCTAGTATTGATACGCTAGATGATGTGGTCTGTGAATATTGTGAAAAGATTGAATATATACAAGTAAAACATACGAGAATTGATGAAAAAATAGGATTTTCTTTTTTACTAACAAAGGACAAAAAATCTGATTCCCTCCTTATGAAAATTGCCAAAGGCTGGATGAAAGTAAAAAGCGAAAGCGATAAAGATTGCTATGCCACTTTGCTTACCAATAGAGAACCTGTTACAAGTGCTACTTCTATAAGTAGAGGTGAGGTAAAAATAAAAGTTCCATCATTTAAAGAATTCTTTACTTGGTTCCAACAAACTAGTAGTTCAATCCAGTCTATAAATTCCTTGCGAGAGCATCTTCCGAATGAGGAATGGTCTGATGTACTTGAAGCTTGGCTTGAGGAAATCGATGTATTCGAGGATGAAAATGAAACAATTGAGTTTATTCAAAAATTCAAAGTAGAGATAGAACATCCTAATACTCTAGAACTAGATAAAAAAATATTGGGGAAAATCATAAATATTTTTTCCGTTAGCCAAGAGACCAGTTTAGAGTTATATAAATCACTCTTCTATTCCTTGAAAAAATGGGCTTCTTCAACTAGGGAAAAGGAAAAAATTACTGTAGAAGAAGTATACTCTAGTTTAGCTATAAAAGAAGAACGGTATCCACAGCATCTTTTATTACCACCAAGTCCTTTTTTTGAGAGTAGAAAAAATTTGATTTCATATATTGAAAAAAGCTCTAAAAATAAGTCACAAAAGATGCTATTTCTATACGGTAAACCGGGAATTGGAAAAACAAGCTTAGTTAATTTTTTGGCTAATAAACCTGATACAATAGTAGATTTGCGGTACCATGCTTATATCCCAGTAACTCCAGAATCCAAATATGTTAATTTGGATTTTGATAAGTCTATTACAGAAGAAATGATGTGGGGTTCGTTATTAAATCAACTGCGCGAACTTTTTCGGGGTAAATTGTACAAGTATAAAGTACCTATTAGAAATCAGTTTCTGTCAAAAGAGGAACTTAGAGAGACAGTTCTGCGTTTGGCATCAGAGTTTGGGAAAATTCATAACAAAAATACAGTAATTGTAATTGATGGTATTGACCATGCAGCAAGATCTGGTTCAAAAGAAACTTTTTTAAGATCATTAATTAGTCCTGAAATAGTACCTGATAATATATATTTTATTCTTTGTGGTCAACCAGCAGAGGATTATGAAGATTATCCAATTTGGCTGAATTCAGCTTCTGAAAGTTTAGACAAAGTCGAGCTAACAGGAATAACTTTAGACGATATAAAAGTTCTTTTGAGAAAAATAAATCCTAATATAGATGATTTTAATTCTGCAGCGAAAATTATATACGAGATTTCGAAAGGTAACACACTTTCAGCAACATTTGCCGCATACGAATCAAAGAATATTAAAGAAAGTACAGCACTATTTACTTATTTGAATGAAAAGAATTTAAGCTCTAACATAATCGAATACTACGATTCTATTTGGAATTCTCTTGATGATAAAGTATTTAAAAATGGATACCAAATTAAAGATTTATTAGCAACTCTTTTTTCTATTACAATTGAAAAAGTTTCAATTGATGATATTTTAGAGATTTTTAAAAGTAATGAAATAAGTAAAGTGGAATGGCAACAAATATTAAACTTTTATTCACCACTAGTGATAGAAAATGAAGGTAAATACGCACTTTATCATAATGATATTAGGGTATATTTAAAGAATAAACTTCGGAAAAACTCAAATATTATTACATATGTTGCGGGAAAGATGGCAACTTATTACCTCAATTTCTCTGAGAAAATAGAAGTAAAACATCGAGATATTTTCCGGTTACTAGATTTGGCGAATAGGTCTTCCGAAAAAACTGATGTATTTTCAATGGATTATGTTAATGAAGCTATAACACTCGGGCAAGAAATAGATAGTTTACTATATCAATTTAAAGAAGTAGTTCAACAAAGTAAGATAGATTATGATTTTGAAAAGATACAGAACATTTCTTTAACTGCTATATATCTAAACCAATATATAAGGATTATGGATTATTATGAAGATCTAAAGCCAACGATAAAAATACCGAATTTACTGTATTCCGAATATGAAAGAATCAACCTAAATTCAGTTAAAATCAAGGATATAAAAATTGTTGTGGATGATATTAATACTCTTGTGAATGATAACCAATCTTACAGAGCAAAGGCACTTTTTGATAGGTGGTTCGGAGATTTTCAATCAGTAATTACTCATCTTAGCGTTAATGAATTATGGCATCAAGATCAAGGGCTATCACGGGGTACTTCTGATACTTTAACTCAAATTGGCTATTTATCACAAGTTCTGAACAGCAACATCCAAATTGACTCTATTGAAATAGAAACCCACATTGAAAGCCTAATTACATATGGACAATTGGAAGGGTTAGCGAATAATACTGACACCACAATACTTCAATTTGCTAGATTTTTTAATAAAAACATACGTAAACTAAGCCTTGATCAATTTGAAGATCTTTTGGATAAATTGTTTCAGAATCAGGAATGGCTTAAACTGTCATATGTGCTTTCAAAAATTAAAAAGAATAATGATTGGTCATATAATTCGTTAGATATAAAAATTCTTTTTTTTATTACACTTATAATGAGGAAAAAAAGTACAGATTCAATTTATAATGATGTTAAATTGAAAGGTTTTAAAGCTCTTAGTAATCAAGACTATCATTATAATAATAAACTTAATATGTATTCCGCCTACTCTTTTATTTTGGGGTATCTTGGGGATTTTGGATCTAAAGAGTTACAAATTGATGAGGGAATACATGAATACTATTTAAAATATAATGATGATCGGGGACGACCTTATTTAAAAAGATTAATCAGAATATCTTTTGAACTCGGAAACATTTTCGCGACAAAAAAATATATTGCTTTCTCTGACTTTAAAATATTTCTAGATTATTTGTTTGATGAATGTATGACCCCCTTTTTAAATGGAATTTATGGAGTAGCTAATCAACTAAGTAAGTTTATATTTTATCTAATTGAGAGTTCAAATGATGGGGTGTTGGAGTCAAAACTTACAAGTTATCTTTTAAATAGAACAAAGGACTATAGTTATCGTTCTAACTATTCGGTGACATTAACATGGGAATATTTAGCCACACGAGGGTATTATAGTGAATTAGAAAACTGGTTCGAGTATTGGTTGGGAGTGAAAGGAAGGGCTTGGAACTCATCACTTCAAGATAGTATTTCAACATATAACCTTTTTTCTGAACTTATGTTGAAATATGAGATTAATAAAGGGATGGTTGACAAAGCAAGAAAAAGATTATATGAAAATTTACTCGGTTTTATCGAACATAAAGATGGCGTACTTCATTATCCATATGAAGTGTTTAAACGTGTTATTGAAGATGATTTGTCATATTGGAGCAGTAAGGGTTTGGATTTATATAATTTGTCTTTGTTAGCTAGTGAGAAGGGAGATAATTTACTTGCGTCCTCTATCGAGGACTTGTTTTTTGAATCATCAATACTGGCGGGATCTAAAGAGTTTTATAGATTATTAAACAATGATTTTTTTGAGAAGAAACTCATTACAAAAATAAAACACATTATTTATTTTTTCAAAGAGAACTGGAAAACTTTAGACTTCGAGGAAGAAGATTTACTGGGTTTGTGGTGTTTGATAGAAGCAACATCCAGCAAAATATCTAATAATGATAATGCACGGAAAATTGAATTTAGTAATCAAATTATAGAGAAGTTATCGAATAATAATGAGAGATTTTTAAGGGAAAGAACGGATGTATTGAAAAAGGTATATATTGAAAATTTATATACTAAAGATGATTCTCCAAAAGGTGTTTTTAAATATCATGAATTACCAATTGATAAACTGATGGGCGAATTTTTAAATGATATAGAACAGTTGGAGTATAAATCTCAGGGGTGGGAAATATTTGAAATTATTGCAGATAGAATAGGTAATCATAGAACAAAAAAATTTACTAGTTATAGAGATGCCCTTTTTTCATTCTTTATTAATAGAGAAAATCATTACAGTTGGGAATCAGATAATGCAAATGTTGCAGCAGAGAGTTTAATCCCTTTACTGTCTCCCCGTCAAATAAAGGAAATGTATGCTGATTTAATTGATAACACATTTGTGTCTAGGGAACCTTCATATTGGTTAAGTAGCTTTACCGATGATGTGAATAACTATGTACTTTATATGATAAAAGCCCACTATCCAGATAAATTGATTCCTTTTTTTGAGCAACAAATATCTATGTTGTCCTCATGGTATAATGGTAATTTTAAGGAAGTAACTTTGCCATCTATAAAAAGGGAGAAAATATGTTGGTTAGACATATTCAACCAGTTGTTATGGCTATTATTTTCAACCGAGAATATAGAAAGAACTATGGATTCTCTTAATGGAATGTATTATTTTATGAGAAATTTAATTCATCGATTTGATTTTGCAAGACTAACTTCCCAAGGTTCAGTTAAACAAAAGTACTTTATACTGCTTTTATTAGAGAAATTGGCTAAGGAAAAACAGGATATTACTATGGCAGAACCCTTTTTAAATTATTGTATAAACGATAGCAATTTATTGAATTTGCGTCTTCAAGGTTCTTTGGTTTTAGCTTATAAAAATCAAGATATGAATAAACTTGAAAATACTTTAAAGAGAAAATCCATCGGGGAAATTTTAACACAACCTAAATCAGAATCAATTGAAACTCCATTTTTAATTAAGAGAAATGAAAAGTTATTAGGTATAAAATTGGCAAGTGCATATTTGGAATCTTATCCATCACTTGAGAGGGAGTATTTAAAGATAAAGAAAATCGATTTAAGGGAAGACCGAATATTAAAGTTTACGGGTTCTGACAAAGAAGATTTTATCGTTCAAAGATTTTTAAATAATAAATTTGAGCATTTAAATATTTCCATTAGTACACTGTGTCAGCTATGTCTACCTATTGATGAACCAAATATTATTTTATTTAATCCAACTTACTATAAGGAACTTGATAATTTCTGTAATAACCAGTTGGAGGAGCAATTAATTAATCAAAGCGGAAATAAAATATTAAATGCAAATATTCCAGAGAATGAAGTATTAGTGGCAGGTACAATTTCTTTCTATCCGCCAAAAGAAAGTAAAATTATGGCCTTTTCAAAGAAAATAGTTAGTCCATATTATAATTCTGACGAAGAAATTGGGAAAATGTTTGGTGGAAGACAATTTCTAAAAAATTTAGCTGTTACTGAATCAGATTCAAACGAAAATTGTACATTATTCAACTTAACATATGGTTATTGTTATTTTGTTAATGAGTATTACAAAATGGCGCCATCTAATCTGTTTGTTTCGATTCAAGAATGGTTAGGAAAAAAGTATGAAATTCGTTTTGAATTATCATATGGAAAAGGTGAAGAACTTTATATGGATATGGCGACATTTAGGCAGCCAACGATGCAAAGGTGGATCATGAAGAAAGATGATGTAGAAGAACTGCAAAAAGAATTAGGAATTTTATTAGTGGGAGCTAATGAGATTGATAATCTTTAA